Proteins co-encoded in one Pelobates fuscus isolate aPelFus1 chromosome 5, aPelFus1.pri, whole genome shotgun sequence genomic window:
- the SLC16A6 gene encoding monocarboxylate transporter 7, which translates to MTAMEKCTSANVYTKVPDGGWGWAVAVAFFFVEVFTYGVIKSFGVFFNELMVYFDESNSRISWIISICVFVLTFTAPLSTVLSNRFGHRPVVMVGGVLIGSGMILASFARNVIEMYITIGVVSGLGYCLSFLPTVTILSQYFDKRRSLVTAVASTGECFAVFAFAPAITALNDLIGWRFCLLTVGALQLNIVVCGALLRPIVIKKQEEPKGPLKSENQEATYMLENEQTLTSLDSIDSGVEVSTSPKNVASSTKAEVLIEPSTEKEELFEPAEPKKKVPPLLDFSVLRNPSFMCYALFGLFATLGFFAPSLYIIPLCLSLGIDKDRSAYMLSSMAIAEVFGRISAGWILNKKPINKIYIELIFVILLCLALVAFPFAYNFSALMVCSIFFGYMLGTVTGTHIPLVAEEDIVGIEKMASGVGVYVFIQSIAGLAGPPLAGMLVDWTNNYGSAFYSCAVGMALGAVCLALVRPCKKGLCRKKTTVARHESITCQDSQEMPVDFLEMDMGLGKSCQSLNGSPSNLHQ; encoded by the exons ATGACAGCCATGGAGAAGTGCACCAGCGCCAACGTTTATACCAAAGTGCCTGATGGCGGCTGGGGCTGGGCGGTTGCCGTGGCCTTTTTCTTTGTGGAAGTGTTTACGTATGGAGTGATCAAGTCGTTTGGAGTGTTTTTTAACGAGCTTATGGTCTACTTTGATGAAAGTAACAGCAGGATATCATGGATCATttccatctgtgtgtttgtccttACGTTCACAG CCCCTTTGTCCACTGTACTGAGCAATCGATTTGGACACAGGCCTGTAGTCATGGTTGGAGGAGTTCTCATTGGTTCGGGCATGATTCTAGCCTCATTTGCACGCAATGTCATAGAAATGTACATCACTATTGGTGTGGTGTCAG GACTCGGTTACTGCCTCAGCTTCCTGCCAACCGTCACCATTTTGTCACAGTATTTTGACAAGCGCCGGTCCCTGGTTACTGCGGTTGCATCCACAGGGGAATGTTTTGCAGTCTTTGCATTTGCTCCAG CTATCACTGCGCTCAATGACCTCATTGGTTGGAGATTTTGCCTGTTGACCGTAGGAGCATTGCAGCTGAACATTGTGGTCTGTGGAGCCTTGCTACGGCCGATCGTAATAAAAAAACAGGAAGAACCCAAAGGTCCTTTAAAAAGCGAAAACCAGGAGGCTACCTATATGCTTGAAAATGAGCAGACGCTCACATCTCTAGACTCCATAGATTCTGGAGTCGAAGTATCTACCTCACCTAAGAATGTAGCAAGCAGTACGAAAGCAGAGGTTCTGATAGAGCCGTCAACAGAGAAGGAGGAATTATTTGAGCCAGCGGAACCTAAAAAGAAGGTTCCGCCTCTCCTTGATTTTTCAGTGTTGAGAAATCCCAGTTTTATGTGCTATGCACTTTTTGGACTCTTTGCCACCCTTGGTTTTTTTGCACCTTCGCTGTATATCATCCCCCTCTGCCTAAGTCTGGGCATCGACAAGGACCGGTCGGCTTACATGCTGTCCTCTATGGCCATCGCTGAGGTCTTCGGAAGGATTAGCGCTGGCTGGATCCTGAACAAAAAGCCAATCAATAAGATTTATATTGAACTCATCTTCGTCATCCTGCTGTGCCTGGCTCTAGTTGCCTTTCCCTTTGCCTATAACTTTTCAGCACTCATGGTTTGTAGTATATTTTTTGGCTACATGCTGGGGACGGTTACAGGGACTCACATCCCTTTAGTAGCAGAAGAAGACATTGTTGGTATCGAGAAGATGGCATCAGGGGTCGGAGTCTATGTATTTATTCAAAGCATCGCTGGGCTGGCAGGACCCCCATTAGCAG GGATGCTGGTGGACTGGACAAATAACTACGGTTCTGCATTCTACTCCTGTGCGGTCGGGATGGCACTTGGTGCCGTGTGCCTGGCCTTGGTAAGACCGTGCAAGAAAGGACTATGCAGGAAAAAGACAACGGTGGCACGGCACGAATCCATCACATGCCAAGATTCACAAGAAATGCCAGTAGACTTCCTAGAAATGGACATGGGACTGGGCAAAAGCTGTCAGAGCCTCAACGGGAGTCCTTCAAACCTACACCAATAA